In Clupea harengus unplaced genomic scaffold, Ch_v2.0.2, whole genome shotgun sequence, the following proteins share a genomic window:
- the ugt5d1 gene encoding UDP glucuronosyltransferase 5 family, polypeptide D1 isoform X1, with protein MGQSDPALCIMGSSHLPSGGNVALRAAFLLSMLVQTCNGGNILVFPVDGSHWVNMKILMEDLHSRGHTMTLIRASSSWYIKETSPLYTTINVHDEMKFDDFFDQYLKKQLEVLRGEASVLKSLTIQLDLFDMLSDAHRLTCDMVSNMLDDRELIKRLQDEKFDLVLTDPAISAGVMLAHYLKLPLVLNARWICSGEGHFAIAPSPLSYVPVPGSGLSDEMTFIQRVKNVLFYGIILYQEKFIVGPHYKDLCSKHFDEECDVLTYTQEADIWLMRLDFVFDFPRPTMPNVVYMGGFQCKPSKALPEDLEAFVQSAGEHGFVIMSLGTLVKGLPSDMANEIAAAFAKLPQKVIWRHLGERPSALGNNTMLVQWMPQNDLLGHSQIKAFVAHGGTNGVQEAIYHGVPVLGVPLFFDQFDNLLRLRERGGALILELSDLNQHTFHESLQEVVHNNSYRANMQRLSRLHRDQPMAPLDQAVFWIEFIVRNKGAAHLRTESFRMPWYTYHSVDVILTLLSLVGLILFLIAAAIRYVCCRVCCRKKLKHE; from the exons ATGGGCCAGTCAGACCCTGCACTTTGT ATCATGGGGTCCAGTCATTTGCCATCTGGAGGGAATGTAGCATTGAGAGCtgctttccttctctccatgTTAGTGCAAACCTGCAATGGTGGGAATATTTTAGTCTTTCCCGTGGATGGCAGTCATTGGGTCAACATGAAAATTCTGATGGAGGACCTGCACTCTCGGGGCCACACCATGACCCTCATCCGTGCGTCTTCGAGCTGGTACATTAAAGAGACGTCGCCCCTTTACACAACCATCAACGTCCACGACGAGATGAAATTTGACGATTTTTTTGACCAGTACTTGAAGAAGCAACTGGAAGTCCTGAGGGGCGAGGCATCTGTACTGAAATCCCTCACCATTCAGTTGGACTTATTCGACATGCTGTCTGATGCTCATCGGCTCACCTGCGACATGGTGTCAAATATGTTAGATGACAGAGAGCTGATTAAACGACTGCAAGATGAAAAGTTTGACCTCGTCCTCACAGATCCGGCCATTTCGGCAGGGGTCATGCTAGCTCATTACCTTAAGCTTCCCCTCGTGCTAAACGCTCGCTGGATTTGTAGTGGCGAGGGTCATTTCGCCATTGCTCCCTCACCCCTGTCTTATGTCCCTGTGCCAGGATCTGGCCTCTCTGACGAAATGACTTTCATTCAAAGGGTGAAGAATGTCCTCTTTTATGGCATAATCCTCTATCAGGAGAAGTTCATAGTGGGGCCCCATTACAAAGATTTATGCAGCAAGCACTTTGATGAAGAGTGTGACGTTCTCACCTACACTCAGGAAGCCGACATCTGGCTCATGAGGCTAGACTTTGTCTTTGACTTTCCTCGCCCCACTATGCCTAATGTGGTGTACATGGGGGGGTTCCAGTGTAAGCCATCCAAAGCCCTCCCAGAGGACCTGGAAGCCTTCGTCCAGAGTGCAGGCGAGCACGGGTTTGTTATTATGTCACTGGGGACTTTGGTCAAAGGGCTCCCCAGCGACATGGCGAACGAGATAGCAGCTGCGTTCGCCAAGCTGCCGCAGAAGGTCATCTGGAGGCATCTGGGTGAAAGGCCGTCGGCCCTGGGCAACAACACCATGCTGGTTCAGTGGATGCCCCAGAATGACCTCCTGGGCCACTCCCAGATAAAGGCCTTTGTCGCCCACGGGGGAACGAACGGAGTTCAGGAGGCCATCTACCACGGGGTGCCTGTGCTGGGGGTCCCGCTGTTCTTTGACCAGTTTGACAACCTGCTGCGCTTGAGGGAGAGAGGCGGCGCGCTGATCCTGGAGCTGTCCGACCTGAACCAGCACACGTTCCACGAGAGCCTACAGGAGGTCGTGCACAACAACAGCTACAGGGCCAACATGCAGAGGCTGTCCAGGCTCCACAGGGACCAGCCCATGGCCCCGCTGGACCAGGCCGTGTTCTGGATCGAGTTCATCGTGAGGAACAAGGGTGCTGCCCACCTGCGCACCGAATCCTTCAGGATGCCCTGGTACACCTACCACTCAGTAGATGTCATTCTGACGTTGCTGTCTTTGGTCGGACTCATTTTGTTTCTTATTGCAGCAGCTATTAGATATGTGTGTTGCAGAGTGTGTTGTAGAAAGAAATTAAAGCATGAGTGA
- the ugt5d1 gene encoding UDP glucuronosyltransferase 5 family, polypeptide D1 isoform X2: MGSSHLPSGGNVALRAAFLLSMLVQTCNGGNILVFPVDGSHWVNMKILMEDLHSRGHTMTLIRASSSWYIKETSPLYTTINVHDEMKFDDFFDQYLKKQLEVLRGEASVLKSLTIQLDLFDMLSDAHRLTCDMVSNMLDDRELIKRLQDEKFDLVLTDPAISAGVMLAHYLKLPLVLNARWICSGEGHFAIAPSPLSYVPVPGSGLSDEMTFIQRVKNVLFYGIILYQEKFIVGPHYKDLCSKHFDEECDVLTYTQEADIWLMRLDFVFDFPRPTMPNVVYMGGFQCKPSKALPEDLEAFVQSAGEHGFVIMSLGTLVKGLPSDMANEIAAAFAKLPQKVIWRHLGERPSALGNNTMLVQWMPQNDLLGHSQIKAFVAHGGTNGVQEAIYHGVPVLGVPLFFDQFDNLLRLRERGGALILELSDLNQHTFHESLQEVVHNNSYRANMQRLSRLHRDQPMAPLDQAVFWIEFIVRNKGAAHLRTESFRMPWYTYHSVDVILTLLSLVGLILFLIAAAIRYVCCRVCCRKKLKHE, translated from the coding sequence ATGGGGTCCAGTCATTTGCCATCTGGAGGGAATGTAGCATTGAGAGCtgctttccttctctccatgTTAGTGCAAACCTGCAATGGTGGGAATATTTTAGTCTTTCCCGTGGATGGCAGTCATTGGGTCAACATGAAAATTCTGATGGAGGACCTGCACTCTCGGGGCCACACCATGACCCTCATCCGTGCGTCTTCGAGCTGGTACATTAAAGAGACGTCGCCCCTTTACACAACCATCAACGTCCACGACGAGATGAAATTTGACGATTTTTTTGACCAGTACTTGAAGAAGCAACTGGAAGTCCTGAGGGGCGAGGCATCTGTACTGAAATCCCTCACCATTCAGTTGGACTTATTCGACATGCTGTCTGATGCTCATCGGCTCACCTGCGACATGGTGTCAAATATGTTAGATGACAGAGAGCTGATTAAACGACTGCAAGATGAAAAGTTTGACCTCGTCCTCACAGATCCGGCCATTTCGGCAGGGGTCATGCTAGCTCATTACCTTAAGCTTCCCCTCGTGCTAAACGCTCGCTGGATTTGTAGTGGCGAGGGTCATTTCGCCATTGCTCCCTCACCCCTGTCTTATGTCCCTGTGCCAGGATCTGGCCTCTCTGACGAAATGACTTTCATTCAAAGGGTGAAGAATGTCCTCTTTTATGGCATAATCCTCTATCAGGAGAAGTTCATAGTGGGGCCCCATTACAAAGATTTATGCAGCAAGCACTTTGATGAAGAGTGTGACGTTCTCACCTACACTCAGGAAGCCGACATCTGGCTCATGAGGCTAGACTTTGTCTTTGACTTTCCTCGCCCCACTATGCCTAATGTGGTGTACATGGGGGGGTTCCAGTGTAAGCCATCCAAAGCCCTCCCAGAGGACCTGGAAGCCTTCGTCCAGAGTGCAGGCGAGCACGGGTTTGTTATTATGTCACTGGGGACTTTGGTCAAAGGGCTCCCCAGCGACATGGCGAACGAGATAGCAGCTGCGTTCGCCAAGCTGCCGCAGAAGGTCATCTGGAGGCATCTGGGTGAAAGGCCGTCGGCCCTGGGCAACAACACCATGCTGGTTCAGTGGATGCCCCAGAATGACCTCCTGGGCCACTCCCAGATAAAGGCCTTTGTCGCCCACGGGGGAACGAACGGAGTTCAGGAGGCCATCTACCACGGGGTGCCTGTGCTGGGGGTCCCGCTGTTCTTTGACCAGTTTGACAACCTGCTGCGCTTGAGGGAGAGAGGCGGCGCGCTGATCCTGGAGCTGTCCGACCTGAACCAGCACACGTTCCACGAGAGCCTACAGGAGGTCGTGCACAACAACAGCTACAGGGCCAACATGCAGAGGCTGTCCAGGCTCCACAGGGACCAGCCCATGGCCCCGCTGGACCAGGCCGTGTTCTGGATCGAGTTCATCGTGAGGAACAAGGGTGCTGCCCACCTGCGCACCGAATCCTTCAGGATGCCCTGGTACACCTACCACTCAGTAGATGTCATTCTGACGTTGCTGTCTTTGGTCGGACTCATTTTGTTTCTTATTGCAGCAGCTATTAGATATGTGTGTTGCAGAGTGTGTTGTAGAAAGAAATTAAAGCATGAGTGA